From one Lycium ferocissimum isolate CSIRO_LF1 chromosome 5, AGI_CSIRO_Lferr_CH_V1, whole genome shotgun sequence genomic stretch:
- the LOC132056951 gene encoding disease resistance protein Roq1-like produces MGQNVLLRKEYRNCRIWLHEEVQDLFARKLKIKKVESLRIPKGYSFEDEHVNHSKVFKRMQSLQVLILDHEIVCSYSAITYLPSSLQWIEWRNYPSSSLLERFEPSHLVGLVLSKIQLVELWPTSKVYFVRTVSF; encoded by the exons ATGGGTCAAAATGTGTTGTTAAGGAAAGAGTATCGAAACTGCAGAATATGGCTACATGAGGAGGTTCAAGACCTTTTTGCTAGAAAGTTG AAAATCAAAAAGGTGGAAAGCCTACGGATCCCAAAAGGTTATAGTTTTGAAGATGAACACGTAAATCATAGCAAGGTATTCAAGAGGATGCAAAGCTTACAGGTGTTGATACTTGATCATGAAATTGTTTGCTCGTATAGCGCTATCACTTATCTTCCTTCTAGCCTGCAGTGGATAGAATGGCGAAACTATCCTTCAAGTTCATTGCTTGAGAGGTTTGAACCATCACACCTTGTTGGCCTTGTATTATCTAAAATTCAGCTTGTGGAACTTTGGCCAACATCAAAGGTATACTTTGTGCGCACTGTCTCTTTCTAA
- the LOC132057859 gene encoding TMV resistance protein N-like, with product MVLIAALVCKSDPERKHSLKCVILESNPFPSAKCFIYIPSKTLWHAYDNKEGKNPNDYCIFEVGLPEDLESLHSLLWWLQFFDRLCSMLDTVLSGTKHGHFEEQFMESMQPLGNSRKLKCTSSSYTFLDHEAGALEDDRRSTELIWLLGFQYCYLLRSRTTILFEFYHHKPKPENFLLSFSNILQQCIRLLIPKICKHDVFLSFRGEDTRRTFVSHFFNALKQRGIHAFKDDERLETGKSISGELLKAIEESRFAIVIFSKKYASSRWCLEELAHIIKCKNELDQIVIPVFYDVSPSNVSHQNAPFAKSFSKHEKNYKDDLEKVQRWRDAFSEARKISGYHLQNFKDEAYCIKKLVDDIFPKSLQVISPFPESLVGTKSLVEKVTSLLDRESNDVCSIGIWGMGGIGKT from the exons ATGGTATTAATAGCTGCATTGGTCTGCAAATCTGACCCTGAAAGAAAACATTCTTTGAAGTGTGTCATCCTTGAATCTAATCCTTTTCCTTCTGCCAAGTGTTTCATCTACATACCATCTAAAACATTGTGGCATGCTTATGACAATAAAGAAGGGAAGAACCCAAATGATTATTGCATATTTGAG GTTGGACTTCCTGAGGATCTTGAATCTTTGCACTCCTTGCT TTGGTGGCTGCAATTTTTTGACCGTCTTTGTTCCATGTTGGATACAGTTCTTAGTGGAACAAAAC ATGGACACTTTGAGGAGCAATTCATGGAGAGTATGCAACCTCTTGGGAATTCAAGGAAGCTCAAGTGCACATCTTCAAGCTATACATTCCTTGATCATGAAGCTGGAGCTCTTGAAGATGATAGAAGGTCAACGG AATTAATTTGGTTGTTAGGCTTCCAATATTGCTATTTATTAAGAAGCAGAACAACTATATTATTTGAGTTTTATCACCATAAACCCAAACCTGAGAATTTCCTGTTAAGCTTTAGCAATATTCTTCAACAATGTATCAGGCTTCTTATTCCAAAAATTTGCAAGCATGATGTCTTTTTGAGTTTTAGAGGTGAAGATACACGTAGAACCTTTGTGAGTCATTTCTTTAATGCTCTAAAACAAAGAGGAATCCACGCTTTCAAAGACGATGAGCGATTGGAAACTGGAAAATCAATTTCTGGTGAACTTTTGAAAGCTATAGAAGAGTCTAGATTTGCTATTgtgatattttccaaaaaatatgcATCCTCAAGATGGTGCTTAGAGGAGCTTGCACACATCATAAAGTGCAAAAATGAATTGGATCAGATTGTGATTCCAGTCTTCTATGATGTGAGTCCATCAAATGTGTCCCATCAAAATGCCCCTTTTGCTAAATCCTTTTCCAAGcatgagaaaaattacaaaGATGATTTGGAGAAGGTTCAAAGATGGAGGGATGCATTCTCGGAGGCACGGAAAATATCAGGGTATCATTTACAAAATTTCAA GGATGAGGCATATTGCATCAAGAAGCTAGTTGATGACATATTTCCTAAATCGCTTCAAGTTATTTCACCTTTTCCGGAAAGCTTAGTGGGTACGAAATCTCTGGTTGAGAAAGTAACCTCATTATTAGATAGGGAATCAAACGATGTTTGCTCTATTGGGATTTGGGGTATGGGCGGCATAGGCAAGACATAA